One Engystomops pustulosus chromosome 7, aEngPut4.maternal, whole genome shotgun sequence DNA window includes the following coding sequences:
- the LOC140069267 gene encoding NACHT, LRR and PYD domains-containing protein 12-like isoform X1: protein MPRTGIIHSSDDDETRQFYQELCQYKDHVLRIMYEYFQEDLLYIVENWRSLSLLSELHSRNIPDLEKYRDLEHDRKKLAQTLLQDIFKKGREAVITLWVSLHVLQKNYGSPCLDAVLEELRHTGDGLVEQILLDEEGHNLSPEMKDIQTHHKKHLDEQTAKLQENKPPRCNEEEESFPLSKRYVTLIIVSTHHFRERYENELIETGARHEEYLKEKQQELLPISPNKIFRWCHRSRLVPQMVMVVGVPGVGKTTLMQKIVYDWVKGDLYQRFSFVFFFKFRELNRWDAVSLETLILHHYPYLWQQLGNILQDPEKLLFIFDGLDESNQTMDFTSRHLCSDPKQPERCGHIVVSLVRKSLLTGCSVLMTSRPTRLASMDCRDFHRIVEISGFFTEERKIYFENFFRDPELAEKAFTYVRQNDTLYTFCYLPSYCWIICTVLSRSFQTTSSDQQVSLLPRTVTQLFAIFVANILSNHSLEKSGAQKLLQSIGWMAEHGVMNHRIIFDDWDLESFQVDNKSNLLSSFLMESEEPVSYSFLHLTVQEFFSAFVHYADYSPEKLQESLEEAKSYPDGRGEMFLRFLCGLSDATTRSLLTGYLDTQAAQASIEVITWMKNFVLEEEKLLFSHENKQNLLNTFFYLFESRNMVLVQESLKALRCLDLSQVHLSPLDCTLLAFIIDTCRDIEELILQHSSLDAEALERLAPALLNLTCLSLTRNSLPDTSCIKLASVIRKNRSLKKLILSCNRLFSPHFIDLIEALSSPAGQIEMLDLYEDNLPDNIYLHFPSIVRNNPSLKKLVLASNGLSGPHFGDLMEALSSPSCRVEELRLTFSNLKHGSCIQLASVIRNNRHLKKLDLFDSLSEPHIGEVMEALSSPPCRIEILDLGGNYLPNISCIQLASGIRNNRYLKKLVLSDNQLSGPHFSDLVEALSSQTCGIEELHLDRNGLSKTEKEALKELGRRKTNLKIFIK from the exons AAATACAGGGATCTAGAACATGATAGAAAAAAATTGGCTCAGACTTTACTACAGgatatttttaaaaaaggaagAGAAGCTGTGATAACGTTGTGGGTCAGTCTTCATGTCTTACAGAAGAATTATGGTTCCCCCTGCCTGGACGCTGTACTGGAGGAGCTCCGTCACACAG GTGACGGTCTGGTGGAGCAAATCCTCCTGGATGAAGAGGGACACAACCTTTCCCCAGAAATGAAAG ACATCCAGACCCATCACAAGAAGCATTTAGATGAACAAACTGCAAAACTTCAAGAAAACAAACCTCCGAGATGTAACGAGGAGGAGGAAAGTTTCCCATTGAGCAAACGTTATGTGACCCTCATCATTGTCTCCACTCATCACTTTAGGGAACGTTACGAGAATGAGCTCATAGAGACCGGGGCAAGACATGAggaatatttaaaggaaaaacAACAAGAATTACTACCCATTTCCCCCAACAAGATTTTCCGCTGGTGCCACCGGTCCAGACTGGTACCACAAATGGTGATGGTGGTCGGAGTGCCCGGGGTAGGGAAGACCACGCTGATGCAGAAGATTGTCTATGACTGGGTGAAGGGGGATCTCTATCAAAGATTCTCTTTTGTCTTTTTCTTCAAATTTCGGGAACTGAACAGATGGGATGCGGTTAGTCTGGAGACCCTGATCCTTCATCATTACCCATATCTGTGGCAGCAGCTCGGGAACATCCTACAAGATCCAGAGAAACTTCTCTTTATATTTGATGGATTAGATGAAAGCAATCAGACAATGGATTTCACATCACGTCACTTGTGCTCCGACCCTAAACAGCCGGAACGTTGTggtcacattgtggtcagtttggtGAGAAAGTCTCTTCTTACTGGTTGTTCTGTTCTGATGACCAGTCGCCCGACCAGACTGGCATCAATGGATTGTAGGGATTTCCATCGAATAGTAGAAATCAGTGGATTCTTCACAGAAGAAAGAAAGATTTACTTTGAGAATTTCTTCCGTGACCCTGAACTGGCAGAAAAGGCTTTTACCTATGTGAGGCAGAATGACACATTGTACACGTTCTGTTACCTCCCGTCCTACTGCTGGATCATCTGTACAGTATTATCCAGGAGCTTCCAGACCACAAGTAGTGACCAGCAGGTCTCATTATTACCCAGAACCGTGACCCAGCTCTTTGCCATATTTGTGGCCAACATCCTGTCCAATCACAGCCTGGAGAAAAGTGGCGCCCAGAAGCTCCTGCAGTCCATCGGATGGATGGCAGAACATGGGGTCATGAATCACAGGATTATATTTGATGATTGGGATCTGGAATCTTTCCAGGTGGACAATAAGTCAAATCTCTTATCAAGTTTCCTGATGGAATCGGAGGAACCTGTGTCCTATTCCTTCTTACATCTCACTGTCCAGGAATTCTTCTCTGCCTTTGTGCATTATGCCGATTATTCTCCTGAGAAGTTACAGGAATCACTAGAAGAAGCCAAATCCTATCCTGATGGACGAGGTGAGATGTTCCTGCGCTTCCTGTGTGGTCTATCAGATGCCACCACCAGGTCTCTACTAACCGGATACCTGGACACACAAGCAGCTCAGGCCTCCATAGAAGTCATCACTTGGATGAAAAACTTTGTTCTCgaagaggagaagctgctgtTCAGCCATGAGAACAAGCAGAATCTCCTCAATACATTCTTCTATCTATTTGAATCCCGAAATATGGTTTTGGTACAGGAATCATTGAAAGCTCTCAGATGTTTGGATCTTTCTCAAGTTCACCTGTCCCCTCTAGACTGCACATTATTAGCATTTATTATTGATACCTGCAGAGATATAGAAGAGCTCATTCTCCAACACAGTTCCTTAGATGCAGAAGCTTTAGAAAGACTTGCACCGGCCTTACTCAACCTGACATGTCTTAG TTTGACAAGGAATAGTCTACCAGACACATCGTGCatcaagttggcctctgtaataaGGAAAAACCGCTCCCTGAAAAAACTTATCTTGTCTTGTAACCGTCTGTTTTCTCCGCACTTCATTGATTTGATAGAAGCTTTGTCCAGTCCAGCCGGACAGATAGAGATGTTAGA TTTGTATGAGGATAATCTGCCAGACAACATCTACTTACATTTCCCATCTATAGTAAGAAATAACCCCTCCCTGAAGAAACTTGTCCTGGCCAGTAATGGTCTCTCTGGTCCTCACTTTGGTGACTTGATGGAAGCTCTGTCCAGTCCGAGCTGCAGGGTGGAAGAGTTACG GTTGACCTTCAGTAACCTGAAACACGGGTCCTGCATCCAGTTGGCGTCTGTAATAAGGAACAACCGGCATCTGAAGAAACTTGACCTCTTTGATAGTCTCTCTGAGCCTCACATTGGTGAAGTGATGGAAGCGCTGTCCAGTCCACCCTGCAGGATAGAGATATTAGA CTTGGGTGGTAATTACCTACCAAACATCTCCTGTATCCAGTTGGCATCTGGAATAAGAAACAACCGGTACCTCAAGAAACTTGTCCTCTCTGATAACCAACTGTCGGGTCCTCACTTCAGTGACTTGGTGGAAGCTCTTTCCAGTCAAACTTGCGGGATAGAGGAATTACA TTTGGACAGAAATGGATTGTCGAAAACGGAGAAAGAAGCCTTAAAAGAGCTTGGAAGGCGCAAGACAAATCTCAAGATATTTATTAAATAA
- the LOC140069267 gene encoding NACHT, LRR and PYD domains-containing protein 12-like isoform X2, producing MKDIQTHHKKHLDEQTAKLQENKPPRCNEEEESFPLSKRYVTLIIVSTHHFRERYENELIETGARHEEYLKEKQQELLPISPNKIFRWCHRSRLVPQMVMVVGVPGVGKTTLMQKIVYDWVKGDLYQRFSFVFFFKFRELNRWDAVSLETLILHHYPYLWQQLGNILQDPEKLLFIFDGLDESNQTMDFTSRHLCSDPKQPERCGHIVVSLVRKSLLTGCSVLMTSRPTRLASMDCRDFHRIVEISGFFTEERKIYFENFFRDPELAEKAFTYVRQNDTLYTFCYLPSYCWIICTVLSRSFQTTSSDQQVSLLPRTVTQLFAIFVANILSNHSLEKSGAQKLLQSIGWMAEHGVMNHRIIFDDWDLESFQVDNKSNLLSSFLMESEEPVSYSFLHLTVQEFFSAFVHYADYSPEKLQESLEEAKSYPDGRGEMFLRFLCGLSDATTRSLLTGYLDTQAAQASIEVITWMKNFVLEEEKLLFSHENKQNLLNTFFYLFESRNMVLVQESLKALRCLDLSQVHLSPLDCTLLAFIIDTCRDIEELILQHSSLDAEALERLAPALLNLTCLSLTRNSLPDTSCIKLASVIRKNRSLKKLILSCNRLFSPHFIDLIEALSSPAGQIEMLDLYEDNLPDNIYLHFPSIVRNNPSLKKLVLASNGLSGPHFGDLMEALSSPSCRVEELRLTFSNLKHGSCIQLASVIRNNRHLKKLDLFDSLSEPHIGEVMEALSSPPCRIEILDLGGNYLPNISCIQLASGIRNNRYLKKLVLSDNQLSGPHFSDLVEALSSQTCGIEELHLDRNGLSKTEKEALKELGRRKTNLKIFIK from the exons ATGAAAG ACATCCAGACCCATCACAAGAAGCATTTAGATGAACAAACTGCAAAACTTCAAGAAAACAAACCTCCGAGATGTAACGAGGAGGAGGAAAGTTTCCCATTGAGCAAACGTTATGTGACCCTCATCATTGTCTCCACTCATCACTTTAGGGAACGTTACGAGAATGAGCTCATAGAGACCGGGGCAAGACATGAggaatatttaaaggaaaaacAACAAGAATTACTACCCATTTCCCCCAACAAGATTTTCCGCTGGTGCCACCGGTCCAGACTGGTACCACAAATGGTGATGGTGGTCGGAGTGCCCGGGGTAGGGAAGACCACGCTGATGCAGAAGATTGTCTATGACTGGGTGAAGGGGGATCTCTATCAAAGATTCTCTTTTGTCTTTTTCTTCAAATTTCGGGAACTGAACAGATGGGATGCGGTTAGTCTGGAGACCCTGATCCTTCATCATTACCCATATCTGTGGCAGCAGCTCGGGAACATCCTACAAGATCCAGAGAAACTTCTCTTTATATTTGATGGATTAGATGAAAGCAATCAGACAATGGATTTCACATCACGTCACTTGTGCTCCGACCCTAAACAGCCGGAACGTTGTggtcacattgtggtcagtttggtGAGAAAGTCTCTTCTTACTGGTTGTTCTGTTCTGATGACCAGTCGCCCGACCAGACTGGCATCAATGGATTGTAGGGATTTCCATCGAATAGTAGAAATCAGTGGATTCTTCACAGAAGAAAGAAAGATTTACTTTGAGAATTTCTTCCGTGACCCTGAACTGGCAGAAAAGGCTTTTACCTATGTGAGGCAGAATGACACATTGTACACGTTCTGTTACCTCCCGTCCTACTGCTGGATCATCTGTACAGTATTATCCAGGAGCTTCCAGACCACAAGTAGTGACCAGCAGGTCTCATTATTACCCAGAACCGTGACCCAGCTCTTTGCCATATTTGTGGCCAACATCCTGTCCAATCACAGCCTGGAGAAAAGTGGCGCCCAGAAGCTCCTGCAGTCCATCGGATGGATGGCAGAACATGGGGTCATGAATCACAGGATTATATTTGATGATTGGGATCTGGAATCTTTCCAGGTGGACAATAAGTCAAATCTCTTATCAAGTTTCCTGATGGAATCGGAGGAACCTGTGTCCTATTCCTTCTTACATCTCACTGTCCAGGAATTCTTCTCTGCCTTTGTGCATTATGCCGATTATTCTCCTGAGAAGTTACAGGAATCACTAGAAGAAGCCAAATCCTATCCTGATGGACGAGGTGAGATGTTCCTGCGCTTCCTGTGTGGTCTATCAGATGCCACCACCAGGTCTCTACTAACCGGATACCTGGACACACAAGCAGCTCAGGCCTCCATAGAAGTCATCACTTGGATGAAAAACTTTGTTCTCgaagaggagaagctgctgtTCAGCCATGAGAACAAGCAGAATCTCCTCAATACATTCTTCTATCTATTTGAATCCCGAAATATGGTTTTGGTACAGGAATCATTGAAAGCTCTCAGATGTTTGGATCTTTCTCAAGTTCACCTGTCCCCTCTAGACTGCACATTATTAGCATTTATTATTGATACCTGCAGAGATATAGAAGAGCTCATTCTCCAACACAGTTCCTTAGATGCAGAAGCTTTAGAAAGACTTGCACCGGCCTTACTCAACCTGACATGTCTTAG TTTGACAAGGAATAGTCTACCAGACACATCGTGCatcaagttggcctctgtaataaGGAAAAACCGCTCCCTGAAAAAACTTATCTTGTCTTGTAACCGTCTGTTTTCTCCGCACTTCATTGATTTGATAGAAGCTTTGTCCAGTCCAGCCGGACAGATAGAGATGTTAGA TTTGTATGAGGATAATCTGCCAGACAACATCTACTTACATTTCCCATCTATAGTAAGAAATAACCCCTCCCTGAAGAAACTTGTCCTGGCCAGTAATGGTCTCTCTGGTCCTCACTTTGGTGACTTGATGGAAGCTCTGTCCAGTCCGAGCTGCAGGGTGGAAGAGTTACG GTTGACCTTCAGTAACCTGAAACACGGGTCCTGCATCCAGTTGGCGTCTGTAATAAGGAACAACCGGCATCTGAAGAAACTTGACCTCTTTGATAGTCTCTCTGAGCCTCACATTGGTGAAGTGATGGAAGCGCTGTCCAGTCCACCCTGCAGGATAGAGATATTAGA CTTGGGTGGTAATTACCTACCAAACATCTCCTGTATCCAGTTGGCATCTGGAATAAGAAACAACCGGTACCTCAAGAAACTTGTCCTCTCTGATAACCAACTGTCGGGTCCTCACTTCAGTGACTTGGTGGAAGCTCTTTCCAGTCAAACTTGCGGGATAGAGGAATTACA TTTGGACAGAAATGGATTGTCGAAAACGGAGAAAGAAGCCTTAAAAGAGCTTGGAAGGCGCAAGACAAATCTCAAGATATTTATTAAATAA